From the genome of Candidatus Thermoplasmatota archaeon, one region includes:
- a CDS encoding type II toxin-antitoxin system RelE/ParE family toxin, which yields MTKLVGDPGYKLRVGDYRVILEIEKEKLVILVLIIGHRKNIYGNM from the coding sequence ATAACAAAACTTGTAGGTGATCCTGGATATAAATTACGCGTGGGCGATTATAGAGTTATTTTAGAAATTGAAAAAGAAAAACTAGTCATTCTTGTTTTAATCATCGGTCATAGAAAAAACATTTATGGAAACATGTAA
- a CDS encoding DUF424 family protein — MISIKMYRQGEDLVIGACDEELLGKKFTKGKLQIDCSRQFYDGDRVSIKAFEKIITDATIANLVGKKTVSSAVKLGLIDPQCILTIKGVPHAQMIRML; from the coding sequence ATGATTAGCATTAAAATGTACCGGCAGGGCGAGGATCTTGTCATTGGCGCCTGTGACGAGGAACTCCTAGGAAAAAAATTCACAAAAGGAAAACTCCAAATCGACTGCTCGCGGCAATTTTATGATGGAGATCGAGTTTCAATCAAGGCTTTTGAAAAAATCATCACAGATGCAACAATTGCAAATTTAGTTGGCAAGAAAACCGTGTCTAGTGCAGTGAAACTTGGTTTAATTGATCCCCAGTGTATTCTAACCATCAAGGGTGTTCCTCATGCCCAAATGATTCGAATGCTATAA